Proteins encoded together in one Vigna angularis cultivar LongXiaoDou No.4 chromosome 5, ASM1680809v1, whole genome shotgun sequence window:
- the LOC128196632 gene encoding uncharacterized protein LOC128196632: MDIDYAIRKREPPGITETSNSDAIDLYEKWERSNRLSVTFIKTNISTRIRGSIDQYENVKDLLRAINEKFTTSDKSLTSTLIMQFSSLKLTGIKGGMENLRKPMGSEQRIYSGSKMSSHVEAIGTCNLVLSSDFVLCLEKNFYVPCFSKNLISISQLSHLGFSFNFMDSGFTLLNKSKVIGFGELCDGLYFIKLQNNAAYSSMHVSAGLKRCVMNEDSSVLWHRRLGHISIERIKRLVNEGVLSTLDFTDFETCVDCIKGKQTNKSKRGAKRSSSLLEIIHTDIWCPDMDASSPKYFITFIDDYSRYMYLYLLRSKDEALDAFKVFKVEIELQCGKKIKIVRSDRGGKYYGRYTENGQAPGLFARFLQEHGIVAQYTMPGSPDQNGVAERRNRTLMDMVRSMRSNSKLPQFLWTKALKTTISTEKSKGYKFYCPTHNTNIVESRNAKFLENDLISGSDLNQDVDLEKDHYEAQTSQSNDRLVVIHAPPVQKRIRQPIIEVPQIAENDNVDQVVDEEQQVNVKQPVEQQASHQDVETTLRRSTRIKRPAVSSDYEVYLQESDYNIGAENDPETFSQAMSSKESNLWHNAMKD; the protein is encoded by the exons ATGGACATTGACTATGCTATTAGAAAACGAGAACCACCGGGTATTACTGAGACTAGCAATTCAGATGCCATTGATCTTTATGAAAAATGGGAGAGGTCAAATCGTCTCTCCGTAACGTTCATAAAAACCAACATTTCCACTAGAATCCGGGGTTCGATTGATCAGTATGAGAATGTCAAGGATTTATTGAGGGCTATTAATGAGAAATTTACGACATCTGATAAATCTCTTACCAGCACCCTTATAATGCAGTTTTCATCCTTAAAGCTCACTGGAATTAAGGGA GGTATGGAAAACCTAAGGAAACCGATGGGAAGTGAGCAACGCATCTATTCAGGAAGCAAGATGAGTTCACATGTAGAAGCCATTGGGACGTGCAATTTAGTTTTAAGCAgtgattttgttttatgtttagaaAAGAATTTTTATGTTCCTTGTTTTAGCAAGAACTTGATTTCTATTTCACAACTATCACATTTGggtttttcctttaattttatgGATTCTGGTTTTACTTTATTGAATAAATCCAAAGTTATTGGCTTTGGGGAATTATGCGACGGtctttactttattaaattgCAAAACAACGCTGCTTATAGTTCTATGCATGTTTCCGCTGGGTTAAAAAGATGTGTTATGAATGAGGATTCTTCTGTTTTATGGCACCGTAGATTGGGACATATCTCCATTGAGAGAATTAAGCGATTAGTAAATGAAGGAGTACTTAGTACTTTggattttactgattttgagaCTTGTGTGGATTGCATTAAGGGAAAACAAACTAACAAGTCCAAAAGAGGTGCTAAGAGGAGTTCAAGTTTACTAGAAATTATTCATACAGATATTTGGTGTCCGGATATGGATGCAAGTAGTCCAAAATACTTTatcacctttatagatgattactCACGATACATGTATCTGTACTTACTTCGTTCTAAGGATGAAGCCTTAGATGCCTTTAAAGTTTTTAAGGTTGAAATAGAGTTACAAtgtggaaagaaaattaagattgtGAGATCAGACAGAGGTGGAAAGTACTATGGTAGATACACGGAGAATGGACAAGCACCTGGTCTGTTTGCTAGAtttcttcaagaacatgggATTGTTGCCCAATATACCATGCCTGGCTCTCCAGATCAGAATGGTGTAGCAGAAAGAAGAAATCGAACCTTGATGGATATGGTGAGAAGTATGAGGAGTAATTCAAAACTTCCTCAGTTCTTGTGGACTAAAGCACTTAAGACGACGAT ctctactgAAAAGTCTAAAGGGTATAAATTCTATTGTCCAACTCATAACACTAATATTGTGGAATCAAGAAATGCAAAGTTTCTTGAAAATGACTTGATTAGTGGGAGTGATTTAAATCAAGATGTTGATCTTGAAAAAGATCACTATGAAGCTCAAACCTCTCAATCAAATGATAGATTGGTAGTCATTCACGCTCCTCCAGTTCAAAAGCGTATTAGACAACCAATAATTGAAGTTCCACAAATTGCTGAGAATGATAATGTAGATCAAGTTGTTGATGAGGAGCAACAAGTAAATGTTAAACAACCAGTTGAACAACAAGCTTCTCATCAAGATGTTGAGACAACATTAAGAAGATCTACTAGAATCAAAAGACCAGCAGTTTCTAGTGATTATGAAGTGTATTTGCAAGAATCGGATTACAACATTGGCGCCGAAAATGATCCTGAAACGTTTTCACAAGCCATGAGTTCTAAGGAATCAAATTTGTGGCATAATGCTATGAAAGATTGA